Below is a window of Bacteroidota bacterium DNA.
GCAAACACAAATTCAGTAAATATTGATGGTTTTTTAAATATGCTTATTGTTGCAAGAGATGAAGGTGTCAAACGATTTGTTTATGCAGCAAGTTCTTCTACTTACGGTGATTCTAAGAAATTACCAAAGGTTGAAAATGAAATAGGCAAACCACTTTCACCTTATGCAATTACCAAATACGTAAACGAACTTTATGCTGATGTGTTTGCAAAAACGTATAAAATGCAATGCATAGGTTTGCGGTATTTTAATGTTTTTGGAAAACGACAAGACCCAAATGGAGCTTATGCCGCAGTAATTCCATTATGGGTCAAAAAACTTATAAAACAAGAAAGTCCATTAATTAATGGAGATGGAAGTTACAGTAGGGATTTTACTTATATAGAAAATGTAATACAAGCAAACGAAAAGGCACTTTTTGCAACTGATAAAAATATACTAAAAGGGCAAAGAGAATATTATAATATTGATTTAGATAGTCATAAATACTATAAGGGTGGTGATTTCGACTCTGCTCAATCACCAAATTCAGGGAGGCTGAGCTTGAACACTGAGCAAAGTCGAAGTAAAAACGAAGCCCCCCGACAAGCATTTTCTTTCGCTGAGGTCTTCAACGTAGCTTACGGAGGTAACACAAATCTAATTGAACTTTTTGAAACCCTACGGGACAATCTTGCAAAACAGGATAAAAAAATAAAAGATATAAAAGCTGAATTTGGACCATTTAGAGCAGGAGATATTCCTCATAGCCAAGCAAGTATTAAAAAAGCAGAGATGATACTTGGATATATACCTCAGTTTGATGCAAAGGAAGGATTTAAAAAAGTGGCGGAGTGGTATTTTGAGAATTTGAAATAAACAGGTCCACGAATTACACCCCAGTACGGTCGTTTCCTGTTAAATATTCCTCGGAATTTCACAGGATAAACCTCCCTACGGGGCAGGCGAATTAGCACGAACTCCTCCTTTTAAAAA
It encodes the following:
- a CDS encoding SDR family oxidoreductase, with protein sequence MTTKKHKILITGGAGFIGSNLTDHFLNLGHNVVVLDDLSTGFEKNISQHFNNPDFKFINGDIRNLETCKDAIKDCDYVLHEAALGSVPRSIKDPANTNSVNIDGFLNMLIVARDEGVKRFVYAASSSTYGDSKKLPKVENEIGKPLSPYAITKYVNELYADVFAKTYKMQCIGLRYFNVFGKRQDPNGAYAAVIPLWVKKLIKQESPLINGDGSYSRDFTYIENVIQANEKALFATDKNILKGQREYYNIDLDSHKYYKGGDFDSAQSPNSGRLSLNTEQSRSKNEAPRQAFSFAEVFNVAYGGNTNLIELFETLRDNLAKQDKKIKDIKAEFGPFRAGDIPHSQASIKKAEMILGYIPQFDAKEGFKKVAEWYFENLK